The window TCCACTTTATCCGCATTGTTGCCATTCTCGGATTTTGCAAAGGCAGATCCTGTCATAAGGCTAGTTACAACAACGCATGTTGCTGTGATCATCCAAGTCTTGTTCATTTTCATAATAACGACTCCTCTGTTGTGATTTATTAACTCCCTAACATATTCGACATATTTCCTGTTTTTGGAGGGGTCCATTAAAAAGAGTTAAAAAAGTCCGCCTCCTGAAATCAGGAAGCGGACCTTTCTTCAACTTATTTTTTCGCAATCAACGGATTTGCTTGATTCTGCATTTCAGCAACGACTTTATCGATGCCGGCTTGCTTCAACTTATCATTGAACACTTTCAGACCATGCTTTTCATCGTTAGGATCAACCAAACCGTAGAAGAGCGGCTTACCGTAAGTATCCATCACGTTGCTTACCGCGGCAACTTCATTTTTCACTTTGGAATCATCAAATGTATACGTTTCTAATGGATGGTTGACCGTTACAGTTTTCTTCCAATTTTCTGTAAACTTTTGCGTTTCAGCAGCAACCGTGGAATCCAAACGCTCATGCATGGAGTTCCAACCCCATGGACACGTACCGCCCGGAGGGAAATCAGCAGAAGCAGGAAGCGGTTTGAACTGATCGTTTCCTACAGCCTCGTAGTGCTTGCCTTTAATCCCATAGTTCGTCAGGTCATGAATTTCCGGATCATAACGAAGTAAGTCAATCGCCATCAAACCACGTTCGTAGTTTTTCGACCCTGCATGAATGGACATCCCATTGTTGATAAATGGATTGGATAGACGTTTTTTATCTGCGCTCAAATCATAAAGTTCTACTTTCCAATCTGGATGCGTAGTTTGCATCTCGGATTTTGCACGCAGTAAAGTACCTAAGTTCCACTCTACGGAAGCTAGCTTGCCGTCTTTGAACGCTTGTGTTTTGTCAACTTTGTTGGCAATCGCATCTCTGGACCAAGCACCTGTTTTTTGGGTGTCATACATTTTCTTAGAGAAAGTTGCAAACTCCGGCGTATCGACAAAGTTGAATAATTTGCCAGAACCATCCGTTACTTTATAAACGACAGGCATCTGAGGGACTACGAAGTTCCACTCATTCGGTTGAACCAATTCAACAGCATTAAATTCACTAACACCGATACTCGGTTTGAAATCCTTCTCTTTCTCAGCAACCGTTTTCAAATAAGTCACATAGTCAGCGTACGTCTTCAGCTCCGGCAAATTGTGCTTTTGACGCAAGTCTCCACGGATACCGACCATATGGTAGCTATACTCAAAATTATTTTGTGGAACCATATAAATTTTACCGTTGATCTTCGCTTGCTCCCAAGCTACTTTGGGCTGTTCTGCCCATGTTTTCGGGGCAAACTTTTTAATCATGTCCTCTGTCAATTCCATGAAGCCGTTTTTCGTAGCTTGCTGAGCGTAGTAGGACCAAGTGGCCGAGAACACAAGATCGAAATCCTCGTTAGCTGCAAACATAAGCGGATATTTCTGTTGATACTCGCCCCAATCGAGGAAGCTAACATCCAGCGTTGCGTTAATCTTTTGCTTCATCAATTTATTGACTTCACCATAAACCTCATCAAAAGCTTTTGGCTTGGAACCAAGCAAAACCATTTTCAGCTTTACTTCTTTACTTGTATCCATCCCATTACTTGAAGTCGCGGAAGCGTTTGCTTGAGGTGCCGTAGAAGCACCTGGTGTCGGTGATGCATCCTTCGTGCCACAAGCAGTAAGAACAGTACCCATCACGAAAAGTGATGCTAGACTGAGTGTCGCTAATTTCTTGGTGTATGCCATTTTTTTCTCCCCTTATAAAAGATAGATAATTTATGATAACCGGGAATTTGAATTCCCGGGGTTATCCTTTTACAGCTCCAACGGT is drawn from Paenibacillus sp. V4I7 and contains these coding sequences:
- a CDS encoding ABC transporter substrate-binding protein; amino-acid sequence: MAYTKKLATLSLASLFVMGTVLTACGTKDASPTPGASTAPQANASATSSNGMDTSKEVKLKMVLLGSKPKAFDEVYGEVNKLMKQKINATLDVSFLDWGEYQQKYPLMFAANEDFDLVFSATWSYYAQQATKNGFMELTEDMIKKFAPKTWAEQPKVAWEQAKINGKIYMVPQNNFEYSYHMVGIRGDLRQKHNLPELKTYADYVTYLKTVAEKEKDFKPSIGVSEFNAVELVQPNEWNFVVPQMPVVYKVTDGSGKLFNFVDTPEFATFSKKMYDTQKTGAWSRDAIANKVDKTQAFKDGKLASVEWNLGTLLRAKSEMQTTHPDWKVELYDLSADKKRLSNPFINNGMSIHAGSKNYERGLMAIDLLRYDPEIHDLTNYGIKGKHYEAVGNDQFKPLPASADFPPGGTCPWGWNSMHERLDSTVAAETQKFTENWKKTVTVNHPLETYTFDDSKVKNEVAAVSNVMDTYGKPLFYGLVDPNDEKHGLKVFNDKLKQAGIDKVVAEMQNQANPLIAKK